One genomic window of Cuculus canorus isolate bCucCan1 chromosome 11, bCucCan1.pri, whole genome shotgun sequence includes the following:
- the PDHB gene encoding pyruvate dehydrogenase E1 component subunit beta, mitochondrial yields the protein MAAAAAALRLLAAGRPLLQQRRGIHLSAAAAIQVTVRDALNQALDEELERDERVFLLGEEVAQYDGAYKISRGLWKKYGDKRVIDTPISEMGFAGIAVGAAMAGLRPVCEFMTFNFSMQAIDQVINSAAKTCYMSAGSIAVPIVFRGPNGASAGVAAQHSQCFAAWYGHCPGLKVVSPWSSEDSKGLLKASIRDDNPVVMLENELLYGVPFEMSEQAQSKDFIVPIGKAKIEREGTHVTLVSHSRPVGHCLEAAAVLAKEGVECEVVNLRTIRPMDIETVEASVVKTNHLVTVEGGWPQFGVGAEICARIMEGPAFNYLDAPAVRVTGADVPMPYAKILEDNCIPQVKDIIFAVKKTLNI from the exons ATGGCGGCGGCTGCGGCGGCGCTGCGGCTCCTGGCTGCGGGGCGGCCGCTCCTCCAACAGCGCCGCGGGATCCACCTCTCCGCGGCGGCCGCCATCCAG GTGACGGTGCGGGACGCGCTGAACCAAGCGCTGGATGAGGAGCTGGAGCGGGACGAGCGCGTCTTTCTGCTGGGCGAGGAGGTGGCCCAGTACGATGGTGCTTACAAG aTCTCCAGGGGGCTCTGGAAGAAATATGGGGACAAGAGGGTGATCGACACCCCGATATCGGAG ATGGGCTTCGCGGGCATCGCGGTCGGTGCTGCTATG GCGGGGTTGAGACCGGTCTGTGAATTCATGACATTCAACTTCTCCATGCAAGCGATCGATCAGGTTATAAACTCCGCTGCCAAGACCTGTTACATGTCTGCAGGATCCATCGCCGTTCCCATTGTCTTCCGGGGACCCAATGGGGCATCTGCGGGAGTTGCTGCCCAACACTCACAGTGTTTCGCAGCTTGGTACGGGCACTGCCCGGGACTGAAAGTTGTTAGTCCTTGGAGCTCAGAAGATTCCAAGGGTCTGCTGAAAGCATCGATCCGGGATGATAATCCAG TTGTGATGCTGGAAAATGAATTACTGTATGGTGTTCCCTTTGAAATGTCTGAACAGGCACAGTCAAAGGATTTCATTGTTCCAATTGGAAAAGCTAAAATAGAAAGGGAAG GAACTCATGTTACGTTAGTGTCACACTCAAGACCCGTTGGACACTGTTTGGAAGCAGCTGCTGTACTTGCCAAAGAAGGTGTAGAGTGTGAG GTTGTAAATCTGCGAACCATTCGACCAATGGATATTGAAACTGTGGAAGCCAGTGTTGTAAAGACAAATCATCTTGTAACTGTGGAAGGTGGCTGGCCACAATTTGGAGTAGGAGCTGAAATCTGTGCCAGGATCATGGAAG GACCTGCCTTTAACTACTTGGATGCTCCAGCCGTGCGTGTTACTGGTGCAGACGTTCCAATGCCTTATGCAAAAATTTTAGAAGATAACTGCATACCTCAAGTGAAGGATATAATAtttgcagtgaagaaaacattaaatatctAA
- the KCTD6 gene encoding BTB/POZ domain-containing protein KCTD6 has translation MDNGDWGYMMTDPVTLNVGGHMYTTSLTTLTRYPDSMLGAMFRGDFPTARDSQGNYFIDRDGPLFRYVLNFLRTSELTLPLDFKEFDLLRKEADFYQIEPLIQCLNDPKPLYPVDTFEEVVELSSTRKLSKYSNPVAVIITQLTITTKVHSLLEGISNHFTKWNKHMMDTRDCQVSFTFGPCDYHQEVSLRVHLMEYITKQGFTIRNTRVHHMSERANENTVEHNWTFCRLARKTDD, from the exons ATGGATAATGGAGACTGGGGATATATG ATGACTGATCCAGTCACGCTAAATGTGGGTGGACACATGTATACGACATCCCTCACAACTCTAACGAGATATCCTGACTCAATGCTTGGGGCCATGTTCAGGGGAGACTTCCCCACTGCCAGGGACTCTCAGGGCAATTACTTTATTGACAGAGATGGACCACTTTTCCGTTATGTTCTTAACTTTTTAAGGACCTCAGAGCTCACTTTGCCACTGGACTTCAAGGAGTTCGACCTACTTCGTAAGGAGGCGGACTTCTATCAGATTGAACCACTAATTCAGTGTCTTAATGACCCTAAGCCGCTGTATCCTGTGGATACCtttgaggaggtggtggagctcTCCAGCACCCGCAAGCTTTCCAAGTACTCCAACCCAGTGGCTGTCATCATCACGCAGCTCACGATCACAACGAAAGTCCATTCGTTACTGGAAGGCATTTCAAACCACTTCACAAAGTGGAATAAGCATATGATGGACACCAGGGACTGCCAGGTTTCCTTCACTTTTGGGCCATGCGATTACCACCAGGAAGTGTCGCTCAGAGTCCATCTCATGGAGTACATCACAAAGCAAGGCTTCACGATCAGGAATACCAGAGTTCATCATATGAGCGAGCGTGCCAATGAAAACACAGTGGAGCACAACTGGACTTTCTGTAGACTGGCACGGAAAACAGATGACTGA